The Calothrix sp. PCC 7507 DNA segment TAGGCGATCGCCACTCGCCCAAATCTACGCTGTGGATTTAAGCAGTATGCAAATTTTACCAACGTTTATCAGCAAACATGATTGATATGGAAACCTGGGCATCACTAAAACCTGACGCAGATTTTAATCAAATTAATCAAATCTTTCCTGATGGAAAAGTTCCAATCAAGTCAATGGTTCCGATAATTCCTAGAGACGCAGAAAATCCACCCTGCTATGTGGTGGATGCAAATTTTTTGTCCAGTGAGCAAATACAAGCACTGGCAGAGGGGCTTTATGAAATGTGGCAACCAGAATGTAAATCGGTGCAGATGGCTATTGATTACATCCGTCGGGGACTCCCATTGAAGTGTGAGTATTTTTCAGGTGTCACGACAACATCTCAAGCAGCTCTTGCAATGATGCTTGACGATCCAACTATTGAGGACATTTTGGAAGATGAAGATGATGAGGAGGATTGGTATGAGTAACGACATTGAAAATCAAATTCCCGAACCAGATCCAGCGTGGGACTACTACCCACTTTGGCACTCATTGCAACATATCAAAGCCAAAATCGACGCGGCTTTAAAAGTCATGGGTGCTAGTGAAGAGGCAAACTCTGGACTAGATCAAGAAATCAAAAATTTACTTGAACCAGCTTCAGATATGTTCATCCAAATCATTGAGCGAGAGTTGAATGTTGAATATGAAGATGAAGATGAATAAATACTCCATTCAACAAAGGCGGGAATACATCAAAGACATAATTTTTGATGCCAAGCCCAATTCATGGACGGCGATTGTTGTCCACAGTGAATACGATGTAGCTCTGCTAAATAAAGCTTTTACTCCTAGCTTGAAACGCAAAGCCGCGGCGAAAAACTTCACTTTGGAATTCGCTGTACGCACCGCCCGATGAGCCAGCCTGACTCACTGGCGAAACGGGTTAAGTCAGCAGTAAAGGACGTGATTGTTAGGGGATGGCTGGGAATGGAACCGACACGTCTACCCGTCGCGATCTGAGTCCAAATCAGACGTACAGCACTAAAACACAGCAGCTTAGGGCTTTTGCGATGAATCAAGCTTCAATGGCTTTCTCAGCTTCATAAGCTCGACTGCTGCAAATGTGCTGATTTTCCCAATGTCACCCCAGTTAGCGCTGGGGTATGCCTTGAGAGTGAACTAGGCTCAACGGCCTTCGGGTGATTCGCAGGCAGTGACATTAGGGATTCAAGTAAACCACCCAGAGGGAATCGAATGACGAGAATTTTAGGACTTGATATCAGCAAGTCCTCAGTTTCAGCTTGTCTTTTGTTAGAAAAGCCAGATCAACCACGTCAATTTTACTACGATCACAAATTCCTGAAACTAGAAGCGAACGCTGAAGGAATTCGCGCACTCTTGGAACTGCAGCCCGACGTTGCACTAATGGAACCAACAGGGAATAACTACTCGAAATTATGGGGTACGCATTTAGCCCGCGCCGGAGTGGAAGTAAGGCTCGTTGGTCACAAAGAGTTGCGGAATTACCGTGCTAATCACCTGGCGTTGCCCGATAAAGATGATGATGCTGACTCCTTAGCATTAGCTTGTTACTACTTCGATTACCACCAGGAGCCGCGCCGATTTGTACAAATTCGGGATGAGGTGATTGTCAGAATTCGGGAATTGGTTTTAAGACTCGCTCACCTCAACAGGGTGCAATCGCCTATCATCAACCGCCTACGGCAAGACTTGGCTTGGCAGTTTCCAGAAGTGGCTCATACGCAATCAGTTCGCGGCAAGTCTGGTCAAGTTCCCTTGTTGTGGGGTTGGCTTTGTGGTGTGCGCCAAAGTAAAAAATACGATTTACTGTACAAGTTAACAGTGGGACTAGGCATAACTGCCACTGTTCGGCATCACGCCGAACGCCTTTGCAATCTCCAGCGGGAGGAATTCAGCATCGAGGAGGAGTTAGCCCAGCTACTCAACGATTCACGTTTTGAGAAATACCGCGCTATATTCGCACGTTTCGGCTTTGGCACTCGCTTGCAGTCAGTGTTAATCTCCCAAATTTACCCCATTGAGGCTTTCATGGATGCTGAGGGAAAACCGGAAGTGAGGATACGCCAGGGACGGAATTCTAAAAAACCTACCAAGCGTCACCTTTCACTTAGGAGATTCCAGAAGGCTTTGGGCATGGCTCCCAGCTTGGAATCGTCAGGCGATAAACATAAAACCAAGGTAATTGGAGGTAGTGATTTATGTCGTAAAGCCTTATGGCAGTGGGTGTTTACCAGAATTGAGCCGAAGCGATCGCGCCTTGCCAATCACATAGGAATCAAGTTAGGTGAACTGCTGGATACTGAAAAAGCAGTAGGCCGCCCGGTCAAGCTGGTCAGAATGAAGGTGGCAGCTAAAGCAGCGCGGTTGTTATTCAGGGAGTTAGTTAAATGACTGATAATCATCTGGATTGTAAGTTAACAATCCAGCTATCTGAAGGAGGTAAGCGGAAGCAGAGGACTGTGAAAATTACTCAAGACCAAGCACAAGCTCTTTTGGATCTAATCCGTCAAAAATACTCCTAATTAATTCTTAGGCGATCGCATTTAGTGGAGAAAGTGCGATCGCCTTAAAAGCTAAAAGTAAAAGATATGACGAGAATACTACAAATAGGCGATCGGGTCTGGGGTACGATGGGCGGACCGGTCGGGTTGGTCATTGATGTTCGCTTGCATGAGGTACAAGGACATCAAGAAGCATTGGTTGAGTACTATTGGGGAAAATCTTATTGGTACAAGTCTGACGAGCTAGTTCGTACTTGCCTTTCTTTATCCAAGTGACAAATGACTAGAGTGAAGCTGACGGGGATGAAGTTGTGCAATTTTCGCTCCTTTTATGGCAAAACACCAGAAATCATCTTAGCTGGGGGAGATGTTCACAACACAACGATTCTTCATGGCAATAATGGCTCAGGGAAAACTAGTCTATTAAATGCATTTACGTGGGTATTATATGAAAAATTTAGTGCGGCTTTCGCGTCAACAGAACAGCTAGTAAATAAACGGGCGATCGCTGAAGCTAAAACCGGGCAGAGTGTAGAATGTTGGGTAGAGGTTTCCTGGGAACACGAAAACAAACGTTACAACGTCAAACGCCAGTGTCGGGTTTATAAAAATGAAACCGACTTTGATATTGGTAAGACAGAATTATTCATGCAGGTAGCTGGAGATGATGGAAGGTGGTATTTTCCACTCCAGCAACCAGATGAAATAATTGGACAAATTCTCCCTGCTAGTTTACATCAATATTTTTTCTTTGATGGTGAGCGAATTGAAGAGATAGTTCGTTCTGATAAAAAATCGGAGATTGCTGAAGCCACAAAAATTTTCTTGGGTGTAGAAGTAATCAACCGTTCCATCAAACACCTGGGAGAAGCCAAAAAAAGTTTAGAAAATGAGTTAAAAGCTATTGGTGATTCAGAAATAAAAAAACTTCTGAAGGAACAAGAAAAGCTAGAAAAAGAGATTGGTAAAATCACTAAACGACAAACAGAAATCCAACAAGAATTAGCATATCAACAAACGTTTAAAAAAGAGACGAGTAACCGGTTGCGAGAACTCAGCGCTGCTAAAGAACTGCAAGAAAGAAGACAGGAGTTAGAGAATCAGAAAATATCCAACCAAGAAACACTACGCCAAACTAGAGAAGCACTGAAAAAAATTATTTCATCACGTGGTTATACAGTATTACTATCAGAAACAACATCACAGTTCCGCTCAATTATTCATAATTTAAAGCAGCAAGGACAATTAACCTCTGGAATTTCCCGAGAATTTATCAATGACTTACTAAACTCCCAACGCTGCATTTGTGGTGCAGAATTACATGCAGGTAGTCATTCCCAAGAATATGTAAGACTTTGGTTAGAAAGAGCAGGTTCTTCAGCAGTAGAAGAAACTGCTATCCGGATGAGTGCCCAAGTGGATG contains these protein-coding regions:
- a CDS encoding transposase — protein: MTRILGLDISKSSVSACLLLEKPDQPRQFYYDHKFLKLEANAEGIRALLELQPDVALMEPTGNNYSKLWGTHLARAGVEVRLVGHKELRNYRANHLALPDKDDDADSLALACYYFDYHQEPRRFVQIRDEVIVRIRELVLRLAHLNRVQSPIINRLRQDLAWQFPEVAHTQSVRGKSGQVPLLWGWLCGVRQSKKYDLLYKLTVGLGITATVRHHAERLCNLQREEFSIEEELAQLLNDSRFEKYRAIFARFGFGTRLQSVLISQIYPIEAFMDAEGKPEVRIRQGRNSKKPTKRHLSLRRFQKALGMAPSLESSGDKHKTKVIGGSDLCRKALWQWVFTRIEPKRSRLANHIGIKLGELLDTEKAVGRPVKLVRMKVAAKAARLLFRELVK
- a CDS encoding AAA family ATPase, with amino-acid sequence MKLTGMKLCNFRSFYGKTPEIILAGGDVHNTTILHGNNGSGKTSLLNAFTWVLYEKFSAAFASTEQLVNKRAIAEAKTGQSVECWVEVSWEHENKRYNVKRQCRVYKNETDFDIGKTELFMQVAGDDGRWYFPLQQPDEIIGQILPASLHQYFFFDGERIEEIVRSDKKSEIAEATKIFLGVEVINRSIKHLGEAKKSLENELKAIGDSEIKKLLKEQEKLEKEIGKITKRQTEIQQELAYQQTFKKETSNRLRELSAAKELQERRQELENQKISNQETLRQTREALKKIISSRGYTVLLSETTSQFRSIIHNLKQQGQLTSGISREFINDLLNSQRCICGAELHAGSHSQEYVRLWLERAGSSAVEETAIRMSAQVDEIDKQATAFWEEVDREQARINQLRQTISQIEGELDNIQERLRKDANEEISSLQKRLDEIENKIDEFNREQGANQQQITHIKTEIDSLGKQIAKQKVNEERQALAQRRINATQDAIERLTEVRNLQEKQFRLQLEKRVQEIFSEISFTPYIPKISDKYELTLIENTAGIEAPVAASTGENQILSLSFIASIIDRVREWSEKRKMMMIPDSNTFPIVMDSPFGSLDEISRRRIARTIPKLANQLIVLVTKTQWRGEVAEEMADRIGREYVLTYYSSKPDCEQDYIELGGERYPLIRQSPNEFEYTEIMEVERDR